Proteins co-encoded in one Ruegeria pomeroyi DSS-3 genomic window:
- a CDS encoding MOSC domain-containing protein, translated as MTDLQTLIAGWAQPGRVGWIGLRPERRAALIAVDEGLVGLDGLAGDHGRPGKRAVTLVQGEHLGAIGAYLGRGAVSPLDLRRNIVVEGINLSALKGRAVRVGGAVLRLSVICAPCSRMEETFGTGGYSAVRGHGGWCAEVLEPGLIKLGDPVRPAD; from the coding sequence ATGACCGACCTGCAAACACTGATCGCGGGCTGGGCGCAGCCGGGGCGGGTCGGCTGGATCGGGCTCAGGCCCGAGCGGCGCGCGGCGCTGATCGCGGTTGACGAGGGTCTTGTCGGGCTTGACGGTCTGGCGGGCGATCACGGGCGGCCCGGCAAGCGGGCGGTAACGCTGGTGCAGGGCGAACATCTGGGTGCCATCGGCGCCTATCTGGGGCGCGGGGCAGTGTCGCCCTTGGATCTGCGGCGCAACATCGTGGTCGAGGGGATCAACCTGTCCGCGCTCAAGGGTCGCGCGGTGCGGGTGGGCGGTGCGGTTCTGCGCCTGAGCGTGATCTGTGCGCCCTGTTCGCGGATGGAAGAGACATTCGGCACCGGCGGCTATTCGGCGGTGCGCGGGCATGGCGGCTGGTGTGCCGAAGTGCTGGAGCCGGGGTTGATCAAGTTGGGCGATCCGGTGCGGCCTGCCGATTGA
- a CDS encoding nicotinate-nucleotide adenylyltransferase has protein sequence MRQGFPYARPGQVIGLFGGSFDPPHAGHVHVTREALKMFGLDRVWWLVTPGNPLKAHGPAPLDRRMEAARAMMRHPRVDVTDIEAHLGTRVTADTIAALRRIYPRVRFVWLMGADNLAQLHRWKDWRQIIETVPVGVLARPGDRISARMSPAARAYAPYRIDGQARHLLGRAEAPAWCFVNVPMVDVSSTRIRAAGGWSAAQQGRGQTGTQDQ, from the coding sequence ATGAGGCAGGGTTTTCCATATGCGCGGCCCGGACAGGTGATCGGGCTGTTCGGCGGATCGTTTGATCCGCCGCATGCGGGCCATGTACATGTGACGCGCGAGGCGCTGAAGATGTTCGGGCTGGACCGGGTCTGGTGGCTGGTGACCCCGGGCAACCCGCTCAAAGCGCACGGACCCGCGCCGCTGGACCGGCGTATGGAGGCGGCGCGTGCGATGATGCGACACCCCCGGGTCGATGTCACCGATATCGAGGCGCATCTGGGCACGCGGGTGACGGCGGATACGATCGCGGCGCTCAGACGGATTTATCCGCGGGTGCGCTTCGTCTGGCTGATGGGGGCCGACAACCTGGCGCAGCTGCACCGCTGGAAGGATTGGCGGCAGATCATCGAGACTGTGCCGGTAGGCGTGCTGGCGCGGCCGGGCGACCGCATCTCGGCCCGGATGTCACCGGCGGCGCGGGCCTATGCGCCCTATCGCATCGATGGGCAGGCGCGGCACCTGCTGGGTCGGGCCGAAGCGCCGGCCTGGTGTTTCGTCAATGTGCCGATGGTCGATGTCAGCTCGACCCGGATTCGGGCGGCTGGCGGCTGGTCAGCGGCGCAGCAGGGCCGAGGCCAGACCGGCACCCAGGACCAGTGA